In a single window of the Amycolatopsis sp. cg5 genome:
- a CDS encoding amino acid-binding protein, with protein MSFLIRVQLPDSPGTLGAVATALGTIGADILSVDVVERTAGTAIDDLVVELPSGRLPDALITAAESVDGVEVDAVRPYAGVLDTHRELELVEEIAAQPKSGLHILAEGVPRIIRAGWSLVVEHGEGGIHRLAASSAAPEVPITHLPWLPLERATVLDGEESWVPETWQELGTELAATPLGKPGKALLVGRPGGPLFRAAEVARLAHFAGIVSVVLDS; from the coding sequence TTGTCGTTCCTCATCCGGGTGCAGCTGCCGGACAGCCCGGGGACACTGGGCGCGGTGGCCACCGCACTGGGCACGATCGGCGCGGACATCCTCAGCGTCGACGTGGTCGAGCGCACCGCGGGCACGGCCATCGACGACCTGGTGGTCGAGCTCCCCTCCGGCAGGCTCCCCGACGCACTCATCACGGCGGCCGAAAGCGTCGACGGCGTCGAGGTCGACGCGGTCCGCCCTTACGCGGGCGTGCTGGACACCCATCGCGAACTCGAACTCGTCGAGGAGATCGCGGCCCAGCCCAAGTCCGGCCTGCACATCCTCGCCGAGGGCGTCCCCCGCATCATCCGCGCGGGCTGGTCGCTGGTGGTCGAGCACGGCGAAGGCGGCATCCACCGCCTCGCGGCCTCGTCCGCGGCGCCCGAGGTCCCGATCACGCATCTGCCGTGGCTCCCGCTGGAGCGCGCGACGGTGCTGGACGGCGAGGAGTCCTGGGTTCCCGAGACCTGGCAGGAGCTGGGCACGGAACTCGCGGCCACCCCGCTCGGCAAGCCCGGCAAGGCGCTACTGGTCGGCCGCCCCGGCGGCCCGCTCTTCCGCGCCGCCGAAGTAGCCCGCCTCGCCCACTTCGCGGGCATCGTCTCAGTCGTCCTCGACTCCTGA
- a CDS encoding peptidylprolyl isomerase: protein MLRTVAVAVVSVLATLTLTGVASADTPPPKVTKGPCQYTETPDEPASRPVPLPPDPRHTPSWGAVDVKLKGNQGDIGLRLNRKQAPCTVQSFLHLAKHRFYDMTSCHRLTAYPTLKVLQCGDPSGTGEGGPGYKYKDELPTDLPPAPTDPTGARRVYARGVLAMANAGPATNGSQFFVVYGDSALRPNYTIFGTVDAEGLHTLDKIAAGGIQPDPSSPGTPPVDGAPVLPAKILKARTWC, encoded by the coding sequence GTGCTCCGTACGGTCGCAGTCGCCGTGGTCTCCGTGCTCGCCACACTCACCTTGACGGGGGTGGCCTCGGCCGACACCCCGCCACCCAAGGTCACCAAGGGCCCGTGCCAGTACACCGAGACGCCGGACGAGCCCGCGTCGCGCCCGGTCCCGCTGCCGCCGGACCCCCGCCACACGCCGTCGTGGGGCGCGGTCGACGTCAAGCTGAAGGGCAACCAGGGCGACATCGGCCTGAGGCTGAACCGCAAGCAGGCTCCGTGCACCGTGCAGAGCTTCTTGCACCTTGCGAAGCACCGGTTCTACGACATGACGTCCTGCCACCGCCTGACGGCTTACCCGACTCTCAAGGTCTTGCAGTGCGGTGACCCGTCCGGCACCGGCGAGGGCGGCCCCGGCTACAAGTACAAGGACGAGCTCCCGACCGACCTGCCGCCCGCGCCCACGGACCCGACCGGCGCCCGCCGCGTCTACGCCCGAGGCGTCCTCGCGATGGCCAACGCGGGCCCGGCCACCAACGGCAGCCAGTTCTTCGTGGTCTACGGCGACTCGGCGCTCCGCCCGAACTACACGATCTTCGGCACCGTCGACGCCGAAGGACTGCACACCCTCGACAAGATCGCGGCGGGCGGCATCCAGCCGGACCCGTCCTCCCCGGGAACCCCGCCCGTCGACGGCGCGCCCGTCCTGCCCGCCAAGATCCTCAAGGCCCGCACCTGGTGCTGA
- the meaB gene encoding methylmalonyl Co-A mutase-associated GTPase MeaB, whose translation MALDVADLVARARDGQARAVARLISLVEDAHPRLREVAAALTPFTGRAQLVGLTGPPGVGKSTSTSALLTALRKQGKRVGVLAIDPSSPFSGGALLGDRIRMTEHAVDPGVFIRSMATRGHLGGLAWATPQAVRVLDAAGFDVVLIETVGVGQSEVDVVKLADTTVVLLAPGMGDGIQAAKAGVLEIADLFVVNKADREGADATVHDLKQMISLSRREIRGPSWRQPILPTVAARGEGVDDVVKALEEHHDWLSSRGELADRRAARARAEVEAIALQVLRAELVDVRGDRLAELAAQVVDRTLDPYAAADRLVADLRG comes from the coding sequence ATGGCGCTTGATGTCGCGGACCTGGTCGCACGTGCGCGTGACGGCCAGGCCCGCGCGGTCGCGCGGCTGATCTCACTGGTCGAGGACGCGCATCCGCGGCTGCGGGAGGTCGCCGCCGCGCTGACCCCGTTCACCGGGCGTGCCCAGCTCGTCGGGCTGACCGGGCCACCCGGTGTCGGCAAGTCGACATCGACGTCCGCGCTGCTCACGGCGCTGCGCAAGCAGGGCAAACGGGTCGGTGTGCTGGCGATCGACCCGTCGTCGCCGTTCTCCGGCGGCGCGCTGCTCGGCGACCGGATCCGGATGACCGAGCACGCCGTCGACCCCGGCGTGTTCATCCGCTCGATGGCGACGCGCGGGCATCTCGGCGGGCTCGCGTGGGCGACGCCGCAGGCCGTGCGCGTGCTCGACGCGGCGGGGTTCGACGTGGTGCTGATCGAGACGGTCGGCGTCGGCCAGTCCGAAGTGGACGTCGTGAAACTCGCCGACACCACCGTGGTGCTGCTCGCGCCCGGCATGGGCGACGGGATCCAGGCGGCGAAGGCCGGGGTGCTCGAGATCGCCGACCTGTTCGTGGTCAACAAGGCCGACCGCGAGGGCGCCGACGCGACCGTCCACGACCTCAAGCAGATGATCTCCTTGTCCCGCAGGGAGATCCGCGGCCCGAGCTGGCGCCAGCCGATCCTGCCGACGGTCGCCGCGCGCGGCGAGGGCGTCGACGATGTCGTCAAGGCGCTCGAAGAACACCACGACTGGCTTTCCTCGCGGGGCGAGCTCGCGGACCGCCGCGCCGCGCGCGCCCGCGCGGAGGTCGAGGCGATCGCGTTGCAGGTGCTGCGCGCCGAGCTGGTCGACGTGCGCGGCGACCGGCTGGCCGAGCTGGCCGCCCAGGTCGTCGACCGCACACTCGACCCGTACGCGGCCGCCGACCGGCTCGTCGCGGATTTGCGCGGTTAA
- a CDS encoding acetyl-CoA C-acetyltransferase, whose product MSGSVILGAARTPIGRLLGSLKDFSGAQLGGVAIKAALAQAGVSPDAVQYTIMGQVLTAGAGQIPARQAAVAAGIPMSVPALTINKVCLSGLDAIALADQLIRAGEFELIVAGGQESMTQSPHLLPKSRSGFKYGDTTLVDHMAYDGLFCAFDQVAMGSSTEKYNTRYGVTRERQDEFSARSHQRAAAAIAEGRFTAEIAPVTIPQRKGDPVIFDTDEGVRADTTAASLGKLRPAFASDGTITAGSASQISDGAAAVVVASPAMAEKLGITPLAEIGAHGVVAGPDASLHEQPSNAILAALSKAGLTADALDLVEINEAFAAVGLVSSDKLGLDPAKVNVNGGAIALGHPIGASGARLAVHLVHELRRRGGGLGAAALCGGGGQGDALLIRVP is encoded by the coding sequence GTGTCCGGTTCCGTGATCCTGGGTGCCGCCCGCACCCCGATCGGACGTCTGCTCGGATCTTTGAAGGACTTCAGCGGAGCCCAGCTCGGCGGCGTGGCCATCAAGGCCGCGCTGGCGCAGGCCGGTGTCTCGCCGGACGCCGTGCAGTACACGATCATGGGCCAGGTGCTCACCGCGGGCGCCGGCCAGATCCCCGCGCGCCAGGCCGCCGTCGCCGCCGGCATCCCGATGAGCGTGCCCGCGCTGACGATCAACAAGGTCTGCCTGTCCGGGCTCGACGCCATCGCGCTCGCGGACCAGCTGATCCGCGCCGGTGAGTTCGAGCTGATCGTGGCCGGTGGCCAGGAGTCGATGACGCAGTCGCCGCACCTGCTGCCGAAGTCGCGGTCCGGGTTCAAGTACGGCGACACCACGCTCGTCGACCACATGGCCTACGACGGCCTGTTCTGCGCGTTCGACCAGGTCGCGATGGGCTCGTCGACGGAGAAGTACAACACCCGCTACGGCGTCACGCGTGAGCGGCAGGACGAATTCTCCGCGCGCTCGCACCAGCGTGCCGCCGCCGCGATCGCCGAAGGCCGGTTCACCGCCGAGATCGCGCCCGTCACGATCCCGCAGCGCAAGGGCGACCCGGTCATCTTCGACACCGACGAGGGCGTCCGCGCCGACACGACCGCCGCGAGCCTCGGGAAGCTGCGCCCGGCGTTCGCCTCCGACGGCACGATCACCGCGGGCTCGGCTTCGCAGATCTCCGACGGCGCCGCCGCCGTCGTGGTCGCCAGCCCGGCGATGGCCGAGAAGCTCGGCATCACCCCGCTCGCCGAGATCGGCGCGCACGGTGTCGTCGCCGGACCGGACGCGAGCCTGCACGAGCAGCCGTCGAACGCGATACTCGCGGCGCTGTCGAAGGCGGGCCTGACCGCCGACGCGCTGGACCTCGTCGAGATCAACGAGGCGTTCGCGGCCGTCGGCCTGGTCTCGTCGGACAAGCTGGGCCTCGACCCGGCGAAGGTCAACGTCAACGGTGGCGCGATCGCGCTCGGTCACCCGATCGGCGCGTCCGGCGCCCGGCTCGCCGTGCACCTGGTGCACGAGCTGCGCCGCCGCGGTGGCGGGCTCGGCGCCGCCGCGCTGTGCGGTGGCGGCGGCCAGGGCGACGCGCTCCTGATCCGCGTCCCCTAG
- the mce gene encoding methylmalonyl-CoA epimerase, whose amino-acid sequence MNDALKPYVTAIDHVGIAVPDLDAAIEFHVTHFGLEVGHEEVNEEQGVREAMLYAPGGGGTAIQLLAPLREDSAIGKFIAKSGPGLQQLAYRVSDVDAAAEALRAKGLRLLYEAAKRGTSDSRVNFVHPKDAGGVLVELVEPAAEGH is encoded by the coding sequence ATGAACGACGCGCTGAAGCCTTACGTGACGGCCATCGACCATGTCGGCATCGCCGTGCCCGACCTGGACGCCGCGATCGAGTTCCATGTCACCCACTTCGGGCTTGAGGTCGGCCACGAAGAGGTCAACGAGGAGCAGGGCGTCCGCGAGGCCATGCTCTACGCGCCCGGTGGCGGCGGCACCGCCATCCAGCTGCTCGCCCCGCTGCGCGAGGACTCCGCGATCGGCAAGTTCATCGCGAAGAGCGGGCCGGGCCTGCAGCAGCTGGCCTACCGGGTGTCCGATGTGGACGCGGCTGCCGAAGCGCTGCGCGCCAAGGGCCTGCGCCTGCTCTACGAAGCGGCCAAGCGCGGCACGTCCGACAGCCGGGTCAACTTCGTGCACCCCAAGGACGCGGGCGGCGTGCTCGTCGAGCTGGTGGAACCCGCCGCCGAAGGTCACTGA
- a CDS encoding TetR/AcrR family transcriptional regulator: MNDDSAKERILLAAEELFAESGFDATPTSRIAERAGVPKGLVHYYFRRKPDLLTALVERLPDERVEPENVVVPGDIAGSLRKLVDELDRRLSGSRVLSHLLWREADTHLAVRDALHDRFQALVRQVRAVIVAAAGCRLERADIDSASGLLARAVSYRHSVARHSDDDVPGELEQELAFIADALAAKAQ; this comes from the coding sequence ATGAACGACGACTCGGCGAAAGAGCGCATCCTGCTCGCTGCGGAAGAGCTTTTCGCCGAGTCCGGTTTCGACGCCACCCCGACCTCACGCATCGCCGAGCGCGCCGGCGTGCCCAAGGGTCTCGTCCACTATTACTTCCGCCGCAAGCCCGATCTGCTCACCGCGCTCGTCGAGCGGCTGCCCGACGAGCGCGTCGAGCCGGAGAACGTGGTGGTGCCCGGCGACATCGCGGGCAGCCTGCGCAAACTGGTCGACGAGCTCGACCGCAGGCTGAGTGGTTCGCGGGTGCTGTCGCACCTGTTGTGGCGCGAAGCGGACACGCATCTCGCGGTCCGCGACGCGCTGCACGACCGCTTCCAGGCGCTGGTGCGCCAGGTCCGCGCGGTGATCGTCGCCGCGGCGGGCTGCCGGCTCGAACGCGCCGACATCGACAGCGCGTCCGGGCTGCTCGCCCGCGCCGTCAGCTACCGGCACTCCGTCGCGCGGCACAGCGACGACGACGTCCCCGGTGAGCTGGAACAGGAGCTGGCGTTCATCGCCGACGCGCTCGCCGCGAAGGCTCAGTGA
- a CDS encoding SPW repeat protein encodes MTETSTRPWMRPHDWAEVVLGVVAVLSPLWMDTDNTAMWTMIVLGALIALDGLASLARPGMVYGEGAQVVLGALLFLSPWVMGYTAFNGAAWTAWIVGVLTIVVGAAAVPVANAAHKMAGSH; translated from the coding sequence ATGACCGAAACTTCGACCCGCCCGTGGATGCGCCCGCATGACTGGGCGGAGGTGGTACTCGGGGTGGTCGCCGTGCTGTCCCCGCTCTGGATGGACACGGACAACACCGCAATGTGGACGATGATCGTGCTCGGCGCGCTCATCGCGCTCGACGGGCTGGCCTCGCTGGCCAGGCCGGGAATGGTCTACGGCGAGGGCGCGCAGGTCGTGCTCGGCGCGCTGCTGTTCCTGTCACCGTGGGTCATGGGCTACACCGCGTTCAACGGTGCCGCCTGGACCGCGTGGATCGTCGGTGTGCTGACCATCGTGGTCGGCGCGGCCGCCGTGCCGGTCGCCAACGCGGCGCACAAGATGGCCGGTTCGCACTGA
- the ccrA gene encoding crotonyl-CoA carboxylase/reductase, with product MTQLGEIQQAILTGELDAVGSLAMPESYRGVTVHADEADMFEGLESRDKDPRKSLHVDDVPVPELGPGEALVAVMASAINYNTVWTSIFEPVSTFKFLKRYGKLSPLSKRHDLPYHVVGSDLSGVVLRTGVGVHNWKPGDEVVAHCLNVELEGPDGHNDTMLDTEQRIWGFETNFGGLAEVALVKANQLMPKPDHLTWEEAASPGLVNSTAYRQLVSRNGADMKQGDVVLIWGASGGLGSYATQYALNGGAIPVCVVSSPEKAEICRKLGAELVIDRSAEGYKFWKNENEQDPKEWQRFGAKIRELTGGEDPDIVFEHPGRETFGASVYAARKGGTIVTCASTSGYMHQFDNRYLWMNLKRIIGSHFANYRESWEANRLIAKGLIHPTLSKTYTLEETGQAALDVHRNAHQGKVGVLALAPEEGLGVRDHALREKHLDKINAFRGA from the coding sequence ATGACGCAGCTCGGCGAGATCCAGCAGGCCATCCTGACCGGCGAACTCGACGCGGTCGGCTCACTGGCCATGCCGGAGAGCTACCGGGGTGTCACCGTGCACGCTGACGAGGCCGACATGTTCGAGGGCCTCGAATCGCGCGACAAGGACCCGCGCAAGTCGCTGCACGTCGACGACGTCCCGGTGCCCGAGCTCGGCCCCGGCGAGGCGCTCGTCGCGGTGATGGCCAGCGCCATCAACTACAACACCGTGTGGACGTCGATCTTCGAGCCGGTCTCGACCTTCAAGTTCCTCAAGCGCTACGGCAAGCTCTCGCCGCTTTCGAAGCGCCACGACCTGCCGTATCACGTGGTCGGCTCCGACCTGTCCGGCGTCGTGCTGCGCACCGGCGTCGGCGTGCACAACTGGAAGCCCGGCGACGAGGTCGTCGCGCACTGCCTCAACGTCGAGCTCGAGGGCCCCGACGGGCACAACGACACGATGCTCGACACCGAGCAGCGCATCTGGGGCTTCGAGACGAACTTCGGCGGGCTCGCCGAGGTCGCGCTCGTCAAGGCCAACCAGCTGATGCCGAAGCCGGATCACCTCACCTGGGAAGAGGCCGCCTCCCCCGGCCTGGTGAACTCGACCGCGTACCGCCAGCTGGTCTCGCGCAACGGCGCCGACATGAAGCAGGGCGACGTCGTGCTCATCTGGGGCGCGTCCGGCGGACTGGGCTCCTACGCCACGCAATACGCACTCAACGGCGGCGCGATCCCGGTTTGCGTCGTCTCCAGCCCGGAAAAGGCGGAGATCTGCCGGAAGCTCGGCGCGGAGCTGGTGATCGACCGCAGCGCCGAGGGCTACAAGTTCTGGAAGAACGAGAACGAGCAGGATCCCAAGGAATGGCAGCGCTTCGGCGCGAAGATCCGCGAACTGACCGGCGGCGAGGACCCGGACATCGTGTTCGAGCACCCCGGCCGTGAAACGTTCGGCGCGTCCGTTTACGCCGCGCGCAAGGGCGGCACGATCGTCACCTGCGCGTCGACATCCGGGTATATGCACCAGTTCGACAACCGGTACCTGTGGATGAACCTCAAGCGGATCATCGGCTCCCATTTCGCGAACTACCGGGAGTCCTGGGAGGCGAACAGGTTGATCGCCAAGGGTTTGATCCATCCCACACTGTCCAAGACGTACACCTTGGAAGAGACCGGCCAGGCCGCGCTCGACGTGCACCGGAATGCCCACCAGGGCAAGGTCGGCGTGCTCGCGCTGGCCCCGGAAGAAGGCCTCGGTGTGCGTGATCACGCATTGCGGGAAAAGCACCTGGACAAGATCAACGCATTCCGGGGCGCGTGA
- a CDS encoding chromosome segregation protein yields the protein MSLGDERELVPLGAGFDLAKRGYHRAQVDEHLERLDADLKMLAADRDAAISQSGDLARQLEVARGEIRDLRGQVERLAQPPTSIEGLSERLQRMLRLAQDEAADTKARAEAEAGHIRAKAETDASAMRARYEQLLNELDARRKEMEAEHRGVIDKAHAEMERLDAEAEARRNQIEEDFEIAMASRRTEAMRVLAEQEAASKAEAARRVREATDDAARIRAEVLDEETKAKAEIEKRRRESVEDANKRKQDSITESNARLAEAADESHRRVREATEESNRRINQAAERVEVLRKVRASLAEQVRAARVSLGEASTVLGEAGPIAEKAAEIMSPDSQATVRIAKSSVPAAKPAPKPAGAAKPTGE from the coding sequence ATGAGCCTTGGCGATGAACGGGAGCTTGTGCCGCTGGGCGCCGGTTTCGACCTGGCGAAGCGTGGCTACCACCGTGCACAGGTCGACGAGCACCTCGAACGGCTCGACGCCGACCTGAAGATGCTCGCGGCGGATCGCGACGCGGCCATCTCGCAGTCCGGTGATCTGGCGCGCCAGCTCGAAGTGGCGCGCGGCGAGATCAGGGACCTGCGCGGTCAGGTCGAGCGCCTCGCGCAACCGCCGACGAGCATCGAGGGGCTTTCCGAGCGCCTGCAACGGATGTTGCGCCTCGCGCAGGACGAGGCCGCCGACACGAAGGCGCGCGCGGAGGCCGAGGCAGGCCACATCAGGGCCAAGGCCGAGACCGACGCGAGCGCCATGCGTGCCCGGTACGAGCAGCTGCTGAACGAGCTCGACGCGCGCCGCAAGGAGATGGAGGCCGAGCACCGCGGCGTCATCGACAAGGCGCACGCCGAGATGGAGCGGCTCGACGCCGAGGCCGAGGCCAGGCGCAACCAGATCGAAGAGGACTTCGAGATCGCCATGGCCTCGCGCCGCACCGAGGCGATGCGCGTGCTGGCCGAGCAGGAAGCAGCCAGCAAGGCCGAGGCCGCCCGCCGGGTCCGCGAGGCCACCGACGACGCGGCCAGGATCCGCGCCGAGGTGCTCGACGAGGAGACCAAGGCGAAGGCCGAGATCGAGAAGCGGCGCCGCGAGTCGGTCGAGGACGCCAACAAGCGCAAGCAGGACTCGATCACCGAGTCCAACGCCAGGCTCGCCGAGGCGGCCGACGAGAGCCACCGCCGCGTCCGCGAGGCGACCGAGGAGTCCAACCGCCGCATCAACCAGGCCGCCGAGCGCGTCGAGGTGCTGCGCAAGGTCCGCGCGAGCCTCGCCGAGCAGGTCCGCGCGGCGCGCGTGTCGCTGGGCGAAGCCAGTACGGTGCTGGGCGAAGCCGGTCCGATCGCGGAGAAGGCGGCCGAGATCATGAGCCCCGACTCGCAGGCCACCGTGCGCATCGCCAAATCGTCCGTACCTGCGGCGAAGCCGGCACCCAAGCCAGCGGGAGCGGCGAAACCAACTGGCGAGTAA
- a CDS encoding universal stress protein produces MPAYQTVVVGTDGSETSFAAVDRAAGVAADSGATLVIACAYHPASRGDVEKAQDVLREEAYQVVGSAPAEDTLLSARDRAGKAGATKIETIAVEGDPVVSLRQVVADHKADLLVVGNRGLNSLAGRILGSVPSEVARKSGVDVLIVHTT; encoded by the coding sequence ATGCCCGCCTATCAGACCGTGGTCGTCGGCACCGACGGCTCCGAAACCTCGTTCGCCGCGGTGGACCGCGCCGCGGGCGTCGCCGCCGACTCCGGCGCGACGCTCGTGATCGCGTGCGCGTACCACCCGGCCAGCCGCGGCGACGTGGAGAAGGCGCAGGACGTCCTCCGCGAGGAGGCGTACCAGGTGGTGGGCTCCGCGCCCGCCGAGGACACGCTGCTCTCCGCCCGTGACCGCGCGGGCAAGGCGGGCGCCACGAAGATCGAGACCATCGCCGTCGAGGGCGACCCGGTGGTTTCGCTGCGCCAGGTCGTCGCCGACCACAAGGCCGACCTGCTCGTGGTGGGCAACCGGGGGCTGAACAGCCTCGCGGGCCGCATCCTGGGCTCGGTGCCGTCCGAGGTGGCCCGCAAGTCCGGCGTCGACGTGCTCATCGTGCACACGACGTGA
- a CDS encoding adenylate/guanylate cyclase domain-containing protein, protein MSEPDPDELQQRLEKVLLGGRRRYTRLEVAGKSGVPEERARRLWRALGFATVPDDEVVFTDADIDVLKTADQLVNSGLVDPGMEVAVTRALGQHLSRLAEWQVLMLRQLITENPELAKSERQIARLVERLLPELERVQSFVWRRHLAAYAGRALVATDEEVEAGVQVVGFVDMVGYTRLTRQVDEAELSAVLDAFEMVTTEVIAEHHGRVVKMIGDEVLFVCDSPADAAEIALTLSERTAEDEELPAVRAGLASGRVLSRFGDVYGSVVNLAARLTSIARPGTILIDKELAGSLADEPAYEVRSRRPVSVRGYNRMRPSALRRAPQQPTGKFAESQEIAAEMLGIDPPPTRRGRRR, encoded by the coding sequence GTGAGCGAGCCCGATCCCGACGAACTCCAGCAGCGGCTGGAAAAGGTACTGCTCGGCGGCCGCCGCAGATACACCCGCCTCGAGGTGGCAGGCAAGAGCGGCGTGCCGGAGGAGCGGGCGCGGCGGCTCTGGCGCGCGCTGGGCTTCGCGACGGTCCCCGACGACGAGGTGGTCTTCACGGACGCCGACATCGACGTGCTCAAGACGGCCGACCAGCTGGTGAACTCCGGCCTGGTCGACCCCGGCATGGAGGTCGCGGTCACCCGCGCGCTCGGCCAGCACCTGTCCCGGCTCGCGGAGTGGCAGGTGCTCATGCTCCGGCAGCTGATCACCGAGAACCCCGAGCTGGCCAAGAGCGAGCGCCAGATCGCCCGTCTCGTCGAGCGGCTGCTGCCCGAGCTGGAGCGCGTCCAGAGCTTCGTCTGGCGGCGTCACCTGGCCGCCTACGCCGGCCGCGCGCTCGTCGCGACCGACGAGGAGGTCGAAGCGGGCGTCCAGGTGGTCGGCTTCGTCGACATGGTCGGCTACACGAGGCTGACCAGGCAGGTCGACGAGGCCGAGCTCAGCGCCGTGCTCGACGCGTTCGAGATGGTCACCACGGAGGTCATCGCCGAGCACCACGGCCGCGTCGTCAAGATGATCGGCGACGAGGTCCTCTTCGTCTGCGACTCCCCTGCCGACGCGGCCGAGATCGCGCTGACGCTGTCCGAGCGCACCGCCGAGGACGAGGAGCTCCCCGCGGTCCGCGCCGGCTTGGCGTCCGGCCGCGTCCTGTCCCGCTTCGGCGACGTCTACGGCTCGGTCGTCAACCTCGCGGCCCGCCTGACGTCAATAGCCCGACCCGGCACGATCCTCATCGACAAGGAACTGGCGGGTTCACTCGCCGACGAGCCCGCCTACGAGGTCCGTTCCCGCCGCCCGGTCTCGGTGCGCGGCTACAACCGCATGCGCCCATCCGCGCTGCGCCGGGCCCCGCAGCAGCCCACCGGCAAGTTCGCCGAGTCCCAGGAGATCGCCGCCGAGATGCTCGGCATCGACCCACCCCCGACACGCCGCGGCCGTCGTCGCTGA
- a CDS encoding MerR family transcriptional regulator — MDLLTIGAFARLARLSPKALRLYDELGLLPPVHVDPDTGYRWYSPDQLPKARQVAQLRRLDMPLARIRKIVDLPDEAAARELAGYWAEQELDVKAKRELVGFLIGRLTGERTIMYEVHVRDIPARTLLSVTEQLTADQIGDFAGPLFGLFGGPTVARPEGVAGVPFLRYHGEVSADSDAPVEFCCPVVDAEATAARFPDMTASIEDATREAYISVRKADMMTSLGFESLQQWVTDRGEQADWTPRQIFLVNPDVVGDDDPVFELAVPLR; from the coding sequence GTGGACCTGCTCACCATCGGCGCGTTCGCCAGGCTGGCACGGCTTTCGCCGAAGGCGTTGCGGCTCTATGACGAACTGGGGCTGCTGCCACCCGTGCACGTCGATCCGGACACCGGGTACCGCTGGTACTCGCCGGATCAGCTGCCGAAGGCCCGCCAGGTCGCCCAGTTGCGCAGGCTCGACATGCCGCTGGCGCGGATCCGGAAGATCGTCGATCTTCCGGACGAGGCGGCGGCGCGTGAGCTGGCTGGCTACTGGGCGGAGCAGGAGCTGGACGTCAAGGCCAAGCGGGAACTGGTCGGCTTCCTCATCGGCCGACTCACCGGAGAACGAACGATCATGTACGAGGTACACGTCCGGGACATCCCGGCTCGCACCCTGCTCAGTGTCACCGAACAGCTCACCGCCGACCAGATCGGCGACTTCGCGGGGCCGCTCTTCGGGCTGTTCGGCGGCCCGACCGTCGCACGCCCGGAAGGCGTCGCGGGGGTTCCGTTCCTGCGCTATCACGGCGAAGTCAGCGCCGACAGCGACGCTCCGGTCGAATTCTGCTGCCCGGTCGTCGACGCGGAGGCGACGGCCGCCCGCTTCCCCGACATGACCGCCAGCATCGAGGACGCGACCCGTGAGGCTTACATCAGCGTGCGCAAGGCGGACATGATGACCTCGCTCGGGTTCGAGTCGCTGCAGCAGTGGGTCACCGACCGCGGCGAACAGGCCGACTGGACGCCACGGCAGATCTTCTTGGTCAACCCGGACGTCGTCGGCGACGACGACCCCGTCTTCGAGCTCGCCGTGCCGCTGCGCTGA